From the Moorena sp. SIOASIH genome, the window GCGACCTGGATATTTGGGTCAATGGAACGGTGGCTGCTGGTTGTAATGCTTACTTAGAACTGCTGTCTCACTTTCCCACCTCAGTACAAAATTTTGCCCGACATCAAGCCTTGTTTTGGGATGAGCGGGTACGTCCTCGGGTGCGGCGGTTAGATCCCCAGCACCGAGATGCTATCGGTAAATCTCCCTGTATTATCCTCACTGACTTAAACATGGATTGGAGGGAGTACTGGCAGCAAGAGAACCCTTCTTGGGTTGTCCTGCAACCGGAACATCTTAAATCTTTGGATCCAATGGATGACTACGGATGGCTTAAGGTTGAAACTTATCTGCTGGCTCAACATGGGGATTGTCTGGGAACCACCCAGTTGATTCATAATCTTCGACCTCAACATGTGATTTTTGTTCACGGCTCCCCTACATACCTAGCTGATCTTGCCGGTTTGGAAGAGTTACAAAATCGATATCACCTCCATACGCCAGCAGCAGGAACACTGGTAGAACTTCCCATTGGTGATACCTTTATCAGACCAGCTCTACCAACGGAAACAAACTATGAAGGAGAGTTAAATGAATTAGATACACTTGTCTATATCACTCTTTCAAGGGCGATCGCAACGGATCCTCGTTGGCAAAATTTCGCTGATACTGGTTTAGTAGAAGCCCGCTGGCAAGGAGAAGAACTGGTCTTGCGGGGATTGTCACAACGAGAACTACTCAAACAAGGGGGCAGAGCCAAGATACCAATTAATATCGAGTGTTGTGGTAATTGTCTGTACCAAAGAGGGCAGCGCTGCTGGAATCCAGCGTCAGCTCTCTATGGTTTTAAAGTAACACTAGATGGATACTGTCCAGTTTTTGAACGGATAGAACCCCTTGAGTAACGAATAGTTAAGGGAAAATTGCTAGCTAGTTGTGAGTTATCAATTTTCCCTTAACAGTTGTCCATTAACAATGAACAATCTAGTCCTGATTTAAGTCTTGGGAGCGGGGGTGGATTTGTTCAGCCTCTGGACAATCATCAGAGACTATCGGATCAACATTACCTCGGAAAACAGAAGCTAGCTTGTGACTCACAGAGCCTATGCTTTCCAAGCGGACCATTTCTTCCCAGGAACTGATCTCATCCTCTTCGTCTGTTTCATAACGAATTGTGACTAAATCTCCCTCGATATCAACAATGCGGGCGCGTTCAATCCAACGTTGCTGATCCCGCAAGAAAACGCAGACCTCACGACCATCGCAGCAGAGTTGATAAATCTTGCGGTGTAGCATATTCGGCTTCTCCTGTTGCAGATAACTCTTGGTTTTACTGGTGAAGTAAGCGGTTGCGTTTCTTTAGAAACAACTTTATTTTGACATACTTCCCACGAATATAATTGGCGGGTTTCTCTCCATCCGGAACGATGATGAGATACAATCGAAGGCTAAAATAAACCTGAGCCACCAGAGTAGGAATACTCCAGATCCTTTTTTTGTTGGCTCTGGCGACTAAAATACCATTTACTTGAGTAGTCGAGCCGCCATAAGCAGCAAAAATGGATTCCAAGAATTTAAAGGATTAGCAGTAATTGTAGCTCACTCCTCGTATCCCCAGCCCTAAAGGGTAGGGGTTGGCTTGAAATCATTTTTGGTTAACTTAACATGGAATTAAGCGGGTTTGTCTATTCCTTGTTAAAGATTAAAATAGCTTAATAGTCTTTTATGTTCATTGCTTGAGAGTAAGGCATGCATTAGAAGCGAGTTTGAGTTGATCAACCCTGCTCGTGTGATTGATTACTTTTTTTATGCATTGTTTTTATGCATTGTCTTGATGCAGAACGCGAATTTGGGCAACCCCCTCAGGTCGGCGCTACATCCCTTAGTTGATTTAATTCAGTATCCTATATCTCCCGAACCCATTTCTGCTGCTTGCCAGCAATGGTGCTGTAGTCTTTCAGAGATGGTGTTTGGGGGTATGGTTACTCTATAGTTATTTGGAAACTTAGATTCCACTAGTATTGCTATCGATGGCAATGGAGTAAGAATCCGAAAACTCCCCCAAGTTAAACATAGGGGATTGTGAGCTAATGTTGCTCATGGGGTTAAAAACCGGGTACTAGCAAGGTTGACAGTAGGATTTTACTCACACGCTTTGTGGCTGTTTAAACACACTACTAACAAACTTGGCTCAAAAAGAGCTGTGGCGTTCCCCTTAGTCTTCTTAGCTGTGACACTCCCCGCCCGCTTATGAGCGGGGATTCTTAGTTCTACGACATGCCTTACAATTAGTTATCCAGCAAAGGCAATATTTAAGCCTAATACCCGTTTAAAAACGCGCATATCGAGCCTAATTTAACTAATCCCAGTGGGCTTATCTCCCTAAGCGTTGGGTCTCCCCCGTTCCCGTGTGCCCCACGGTACGTTTGTATTTCAATTTGCTATTTTACTGGTTTTCGGTATCCGTTAAGATCCATGCGTTTTGGCGAGGTTTTTCGCTCCTCGTGTACTAGTATCGCTTTACGTCGTTGTTTTTAAATTGGCAGTACCGACGAATCCTACCTGTACTAGGCTACATGTTTATTCTAACATACTCTACTTAAAAGCCGTCCTAGAAGGACGGGGCTTGAGACCCAAAATTTTTGGTCACCGACTTGGCTATCTATAGGATACAGCAGGAGAAACCCTACTGCTGATAAACATCGGCGTGGCTAAAGCCTTCTGGTTCAAGGAGCAAGCATTTTGGTAGGTGTCTACAGGTTCCACATACCCATCATTGTGACATACTAATCCCTGTACGTGCTTGGCACTAAGCATGAATTTGGGAAAAAAAACTGCCAACCTGCCAACCTGCCATCGGTCGCAGTCAGAGTCACTCAAAAATAGCCTCTTGCTGTGACTAAAAGTGGTCAGGCGCTCAATAGATAAAGCTGATTTTAAATCGTAAGGGAGAAAAGCCAGTGTTTGAGATCGTACGCAGTCAAGACCAATACGAAACTTACATTCTCACTGACCACAATGCCCAGTCTCGATTAGAAGTGGTTCCTGAACGGGGTGGCATTGTCACTCGGTGGAATATCCAAGGTCACGAGATTTTTTATCTTGATGCGGAACGCTTTAAAGATCCCAATCTGAGTGTACGGGGTGGCATTCCCATCCTCTTCCCCATCTGTGGAAACTTAGTTAATGATACTTATACATACCTTGGCAAAGACTATACTCTCAAACAACACGGCTTTGCCCGTAATTTGCCTTGGCAGGTGACTGATAGTGCAACGAATGACATGGCAGTGTTGACTCTCACCCTCAAGAGTAATGACCAAACTCGCTCTGTCTATCCGTTCGACTTCGAAGTTACCTTTACCTATCGATTAAAGGGCAACACCCTAGACATTGACCAGCGCTATACTAATCATTCCGCTGAACCGATGCCCTTTTCCACAGGTTTCCATCCCTACTTCTTGACGTCTGACAAAACTAAACTGGAGTTTGATATTCCTGCATCGGAGTATCAGGAGAAGCAAACTCAAGCAGTACATCCTTTCAGTGGCAGTTTTGATTTTAGCTGTGATGAAATTGATGTAGCGTTTGGGCAACTCAGTGATAAGACTGCCAGTGTTACTGATCCCGAACGGGGATTAGCGATCGCATTGACCTACACTGATGCTTACTCGACCTTGGTATTTTGGACAGTTCAAGGCAAGGACTTTTATTGCCTTGAACCTTGGAGTGCTCCCCGTAACGCTCTTAACACTGGGGAAAATTTAACTCACTTAGCTCCCGGAGAGAGTAGTGAGGCATCGGTGAGGCTAACGGCGAAATTTTTCTAAATTTCCCTAGACATTTCCTTATCAATGTGATATTATTAGTAAAGGTATGTTTGAAAAAAGCTTACCGGGTCGCTAACTCAATGGTAGAGTACTCGGCTTTTAACCGATTAGTTCCGGGTTCGAGTCCCGGGCGACCCATTTTTACTTAACTACTAGTTAGCCCTATATGTCTATCGATACGAATTCTAGGTACTAGGTAAGTATTAGGTACTAGGTATAAAATGAACAGTTGACCACCTCTGTGCTTTAAAAGGTATACTGCCTGGGCTTGTTGGAGCCCGCAAAGCCAACAAACCTTAAATTATTGCTCAAATCAGAAAGGTTAGGAGCTCTTCTCAAAACTCTTAGCAAAACTACCTATACTTTACTGTTTATCCAGATTTTTCCCAGGGGTGGTTGGGTAGTCTTTTAGAGATTTGGTAATCTTTGTCAAGTTTTATAGACTCAGCTTTGTCTAGATGATCTAATCAAGAAATTTGAATAAAAGCTGCAAAATATCTTAAGATTATCTAAAGAATTAACCTGTCTTGATGCAGTCGCTCATGGGGGAAACCCCCAAGACCGCACCGGTAGTCGCTCATGGGGGGAACCCCCAAGACCGCGCTACCTCGCTGCATCGCTGTCTAGAAGCAACTAGATTTACATGTCTGGACTGGCGATTCTGTTCACGAGTCACTAGGGAGTGTCAGACGTGAGGCTTCTCGCCGGAATAGCTAACAAACAAAGTTAGGAGGAATATAATATGGCACTTGTACCCATGCGGCTACTGTTGGATCACGCAGCTGAGAACGGCTACGGGATTCCAGCATACAACGTTAACAACATGGAACAAATCCTGTCTATCATGCAGGCTGCTGAAGAAGCGGATAGTCCGGTAATCTTACAAGCTTCTCGTGGTGCCCGCAAATATGCAGGTGAAAACTTCCTCCGCCATCTGGTCACAGCAGCGGTGGAATCCTACCCTCATATTCCCATTGCCATGCACCAAGACCATGGCAATAGCCCAGCCACCTGCTATTCGGCAATTCGTAACGGCTTCACCAGTGTGATGATGGATGGCTCCTTGGAAGCTGATGCTAAGACTCCAGCCAGCTTCGATTACAACGTCAGTGTTACTGCCGAAGTAGTAAAAGTTGCCCATGCTATCGGTGTTAGTGTTGAAGGGGAACTGGGTTGCCTAGGTTCACTCGAAACCGGTAAAGGTGACAAAGAAGATGGTCACGGATTTGAAGGAACTCTGACTCGCGACCAACTATTGACCGACCCCGACGAAGCAGTTGAATTTGTTGAGCGCACCCAAGTTGATGCTCTAGCTGTAGCTATTGGTACTAGCCACGGTGCTTACAAGTTCACCCGCAAGCCGACTGGAGAAATTCTTGCTATTAGTCGGATTGAAGAAATTCATAACCGTCTGCCTAACACTCACTTAGTGATGCACGGTTCTTCCTCTGTGCCTCAAGAGTGGCTTGACATGATCAACCAGTACGGTGGTTCTATTCCTGAAACCTATGGTGTACCCCTTGAAGAAATTCAAAAGGGTATTAAGAGCGGTGTCCGTAAGGTTAACATCGACACCGACAACCGCTTGGCTATCACTGCTGCTATCCGGGAAGCTGCTGCCAAAGATCCTTCTAACTTTGACCCCCGTCACTTCCTCAAGCCTTCTATCAAGTATATGAAGCAGGTTTGCTTGAAGCGTTACGAAGCCTTTGGTACTGCTGGTAATGCTAGCAAGATCAAGCAAGCGACTATCGATGTTTTTGCAACTAAGTATGCCAACGGTGAGTTAAGTGCTGTGGCGAAGAAGGCTGTAACTGCCTAGTTTTTCACGCTTCACAGGAAAATCATTGCTGTTTTGGTGAACCAAGAACAAGCAGAATTATTTGGGTAGCTGTTAAAGTTACCCAATTTTTTGTTATTAGTGATTAGTTATCTGAAAATTGCCTATTTTCAGACACTTACAGCTGTCTTTGATACTCTTCGAGAATATCGATTAGATCCATCTGACACTGCATGGGTAGCAAATCTGCTAGGGGAACTTGCCGTTTCCCACCACCTAGCTTGACCTGAATGCTTTGCAGGATTGGCATCATCTGGTCTTCTGTGATTGTATTAGTGTTATCGATTAGTAGGGGATAAAATTGTTCAGCCAAAGTGGTATGTAGATGGGCATCCCTAAGGTAGAGATGCCATTTGGCTACATCAATATATACTTTGTCGCCAATTTCAGCAGCGAGAGTTTCGATTGCTTCTGTAGAAGTTGGATTAGCCATGGTAATTAGCTGTTTCTAATTAATTACATGTTGGGATATCTAAGGAAGATTTAAAGTTAAAGGTTTAAAGTTGAAGGTGTAAAGTTTAAATTTTCCCTCAAAACAGTTTGCTCATCACCTTGTATTAAAAGACCGGAGTTTATTTGTTGGCTTTCTGTTAACCGTCAACAGTTAACCGTCAACAGTTAACCGTCAACAGTTAACCGTCAACAGTTAAGCGCCAACAGTCAAGAAAAAATCAATTACTACAATTATCTTGGGTGATTTCATCCTTGAGGGGATTCGGTTGGAGGTTCTTGAGTAGGCAGGGGAGTATAGTTTGCGATCGCAAATATATAAACCCCATGCCCTACTAAAATCAATCCCCACAGACCAGTAAACCAGTATGCCCAAGTCCATTGAGCATACTGTATAGTTTTGAAGAACCACACTCCGGAATTACAAGCAGCAAAAATTGCTACATGTACAGCAAAGTTCATGCGGTCATCTAGACGACGGTAGGCTGGATCACGTCGGTCAGGTTTACGAGGCCAACGAGGAGGCATAGATATTTGTCAGTTTTTAGTTGTGTAACGGCTTGGTCTGATACCGACCCTAGTCAGTTAATTTAATTCTAGAACCTAATGTTGGATTGAACATGATCCGAAGCAAACAGTTTGTTCCCTTAAATATTGCAGTCATGACGGTGTCGGATTCCCGTACCGAAGCCACGGATAAGTCGGGTAAGCTGCTAGTTGAGAGTTTAACCCAGGCAGGGCATCACTTAGCGGAAAAGGTTCTTGTTCCAGACAACATCTACAAAATCCGTGAGGTGGTTTCGCGATGGATTGCTGACGAATCTGTACAGGTAGTGTTGACTACAGGAGGAACTGGCGTTACAGGTCGAGATGGTACACCAGAAGCGATTCAACCTCTGCTGGATAAGGAAATCCAGGGCTTTGGTGAAATTTTCCGCATGATTTCCTACCAAGAGATTAAGACTTCTACTATCCAATCTCGTGCCCTGGCTGGTGTGGCTAACGCAACATACATCTTTTGTCTGCCAGGATCTTCTGGAGCTTGTCGGACAGGTTGGGAGCAGATTATCAAAGCTCAGCTCGATTTGGGCAATTCCCCCTGTAATCTGGTGGAACTGATGCCACGTTTGCGAGAAACCTAATCTTAGCAATGGGCTGAGATTTGGTAATCCCCGGATTTACCTCCGGTCTTACTCAACAGGCGAATCGATTCAATCGCGATAGACTTTTCCAAAGCTTTGGCCATATCGTAAAGGGTCAAAGCTGCAACAGAAACTGCTGTTAGTGCTTCCATTTCTACACCAGTTTCAGCTTTAGTAGTCACAGATGCCTGAATCTGATATCCCGGTAGTTGGGGGTCAGGTTCGATTTGAACTTCGAGCTTGTGTAGGGGCAAGGGATGACACAGAGGAATCAGTTGGGAAGTTTGCTTTGCTGCCATAATCCCAGCCAGCCTAGCGGTTCCTAAGACATCACCCTTGGGGGCATTACCAGCTTGGATGGTGTTGAAGGTTGTGGTTTTCATCCGTACCTGAGCAGCGGCTACTGCCTGACGTTTGCTAAGCTCTTTGCCAGAAACATCGACCATCTGAGCTTGACCTTGACTATCGAGATGGGATAACGATTGATTTCCACAAGAGTATTGCGACATTTTTGATCTATGTGTTATGATAAATAACTGTTGACCCACAAAAAAGTGGCAGCAGTTAAGGGCTTGTAGCTCAGTGGACTAGAGCACGTGGCTACGGACCACGGTGTCGGGGGTTCGAATCCCTCCTAGCCCGTTTCTTAAGCTAAGGCATTCTATTGTCTATAGCATATAAATCCCGTTCACGACCGATGGCAAATCTGAGGGAACGGGATAGATTTTTGTTGGACTTAGTCATAAAGATAATCAGTCCCAAAAATGCTATACCAGCACCACAGGAGAAAATTCCTCGATATCCTAAGAGGTCAGCGAAATAACCAAAGATCGGCCCAGCTAGGCCAATCCCTAAATCAAACCCACTAATGCAGACAGCGAATACCTGACCCCGTTCGTCAGCAGAGGAGCGGTCAGTCATCAAAGCAGTCATCATCGGTATGAATAGTCCAACGCCAGCTCCTTCTAGGAAAGCGGCTAGTAAAAATTCAACTCCCGTTTCAGCCTGGGAAATCATCAACATTGAGATGATATAGCAAACCACACTAGCGGTGATAAATACTCCTCGTCCATAGCGATCAGATGCCTGACCAGTTAACACACGAATCACAAAACTAGCGATCGCAGCAGCTGTGAAAAACAATCCTGGATTGAGATTAATACCAGTCTCTCGAATAAACAGAGAGACAAAGCTAACTTTTGTTCCAAATACTATACCGAACAACAGCATTACCAAAGCTGGAATTCCAAGAGCAGGGCTGGTTAACAACTGCCATAGTTTGACCAATAGCTGCCAAATCGAGTTTAACCAAGATTCTGATTGTTCCTGCTCAGGTGTAGCATGCCTGATTGGTTCACGAATCTGACTCCCTAACAGCACACCCAGCCCACCTAGAGCTGCAGACACTAAGAATAAAACCGTGTAGCTAACCTCTTGTTGTAGAAAACCCCCTAGCGCTGGTCCGAGACCTAAACCAATCGGTGTTGCCAAACTCATGTAACCAATTAACTCACCCCGCTTGTCAACAGGGGACAAATCGGTGACTAGAGCCAGATAACCGATGGTAAAGGCTGCAATACTGATGCCATGAAACATTCGAACCAGCATCAACAGGCTAATCGACTGGGTAAATAGATAGCCCAAAGGCGCTAGAGCTACAGCGCTAGTACCAATAATTACTACCAACTTGCGACTGCGCAGGTCTGCCATACGCCCCAGTGGGTTTCTAAACAGCAACAGACCAATGGCAAAGCAACCCATTACTAGCCCCACCTGTTGCTTGGTACCACCCAAGTCTTCAATATATTGCGGCAGGGTTGGCAACAAAGACGTTAAGCTTGACCAAAATAGCAGACCTACAGTAAATAAAATCAGCAAACTTTGGCGTTGCTGCCCTTCCAGGGTCTGAAAAACTTTCACGCGCTCTATAATCCTGAGAAAACTGGCACTTGAGATAGTTAGATAAAATCCGGTTGACTAATCATCATAGTCCTTCTCGGGTAATGAGTATTTGCGCTTTGGCTGATGGGTAATTGACAATTACCTGTAAGCCAAAGCGCGAACAGCCAAAAATCCGGGGAATATTTGGGAAGTAATTAACCGGACTTTATACTACTTCTTTAGTTTACTCTTCTTAACATTTTGCCCAGAGGCTTAGACAGGGTGATCGGGTGATGGGGTGATCAAGGTTGGGGGAAGAATCTCACGACCTATTATTGTTCACAAATTAATTAGGATGGCGATGCTCTGAAAGAGCCGCTACGCGAACGCAACAACAACTCAGGTCAAGCTTGGCTACTGGTAGTGCATAATGGAGCGCTCAATTTTATCACAAAAGTATTTCCGATACTATTTTATTTAACAGTTCACGAGCCTCTAATAATCGATTTTCTAGCCCAGTCTTTAGTATTCTCCAGGTAAGTCACCAACATTTTCCATTCCCTAGCTTCTTTTGTTAAATCCTTAACATTGCTTAGGTAGACTAAAGTAATGCGGCGCT encodes:
- a CDS encoding MBL fold metallo-hydrolase, with translation MSNQRPVASSDQDDRLTCFPYGVGHGAEGICLLVQMGPHRILLDCGLEDISPLQIDGIPPADLVLCSHAHSDHTQGLLALHQTFPQLPIYASEVTTQLLLLNWPELPPEDIPPFCQALPWATPVEFCEGLTAQLFPAGHLPGAAAFLLTYTTRHRTYRLLYTGDFFLSNSRLVEGLSLESLRGTQPDVVIVEGSYGTARHPHRRQQENQLVERIEQAIATNNSVLLPVPTLGLGQEILMLLRSHHHFTGRDLDIWVNGTVAAGCNAYLELLSHFPTSVQNFARHQALFWDERVRPRVRRLDPQHRDAIGKSPCIILTDLNMDWREYWQQENPSWVVLQPEHLKSLDPMDDYGWLKVETYLLAQHGDCLGTTQLIHNLRPQHVIFVHGSPTYLADLAGLEELQNRYHLHTPAAGTLVELPIGDTFIRPALPTETNYEGELNELDTLVYITLSRAIATDPRWQNFADTGLVEARWQGEELVLRGLSQRELLKQGGRAKIPINIECCGNCLYQRGQRCWNPASALYGFKVTLDGYCPVFERIEPLE
- a CDS encoding DUF6679 family protein; protein product: MLHRKIYQLCCDGREVCVFLRDQQRWIERARIVDIEGDLVTIRYETDEEDEISSWEEMVRLESIGSVSHKLASVFRGNVDPIVSDDCPEAEQIHPRSQDLNQD
- a CDS encoding aldose epimerase yields the protein MFEIVRSQDQYETYILTDHNAQSRLEVVPERGGIVTRWNIQGHEIFYLDAERFKDPNLSVRGGIPILFPICGNLVNDTYTYLGKDYTLKQHGFARNLPWQVTDSATNDMAVLTLTLKSNDQTRSVYPFDFEVTFTYRLKGNTLDIDQRYTNHSAEPMPFSTGFHPYFLTSDKTKLEFDIPASEYQEKQTQAVHPFSGSFDFSCDEIDVAFGQLSDKTASVTDPERGLAIALTYTDAYSTLVFWTVQGKDFYCLEPWSAPRNALNTGENLTHLAPGESSEASVRLTAKFF
- the fba gene encoding class II fructose-bisphosphate aldolase (catalyzes the reversible aldol condensation of dihydroxyacetonephosphate and glyceraldehyde 3-phosphate in the Calvin cycle, glycolysis, and/or gluconeogenesis); translated protein: MALVPMRLLLDHAAENGYGIPAYNVNNMEQILSIMQAAEEADSPVILQASRGARKYAGENFLRHLVTAAVESYPHIPIAMHQDHGNSPATCYSAIRNGFTSVMMDGSLEADAKTPASFDYNVSVTAEVVKVAHAIGVSVEGELGCLGSLETGKGDKEDGHGFEGTLTRDQLLTDPDEAVEFVERTQVDALAVAIGTSHGAYKFTRKPTGEILAISRIEEIHNRLPNTHLVMHGSSSVPQEWLDMINQYGGSIPETYGVPLEEIQKGIKSGVRKVNIDTDNRLAITAAIREAAAKDPSNFDPRHFLKPSIKYMKQVCLKRYEAFGTAGNASKIKQATIDVFATKYANGELSAVAKKAVTA
- a CDS encoding DUF3181 family protein; translation: MANPTSTEAIETLAAEIGDKVYIDVAKWHLYLRDAHLHTTLAEQFYPLLIDNTNTITEDQMMPILQSIQVKLGGGKRQVPLADLLPMQCQMDLIDILEEYQRQL
- a CDS encoding 2TM domain-containing protein — translated: MPPRWPRKPDRRDPAYRRLDDRMNFAVHVAIFAACNSGVWFFKTIQYAQWTWAYWFTGLWGLILVGHGVYIFAIANYTPLPTQEPPTESPQG
- the moaB gene encoding molybdenum cofactor biosynthesis protein B, with amino-acid sequence MIRSKQFVPLNIAVMTVSDSRTEATDKSGKLLVESLTQAGHHLAEKVLVPDNIYKIREVVSRWIADESVQVVLTTGGTGVTGRDGTPEAIQPLLDKEIQGFGEIFRMISYQEIKTSTIQSRALAGVANATYIFCLPGSSGACRTGWEQIIKAQLDLGNSPCNLVELMPRLRET
- the moaC gene encoding cyclic pyranopterin monophosphate synthase MoaC, translated to MSQYSCGNQSLSHLDSQGQAQMVDVSGKELSKRQAVAAAQVRMKTTTFNTIQAGNAPKGDVLGTARLAGIMAAKQTSQLIPLCHPLPLHKLEVQIEPDPQLPGYQIQASVTTKAETGVEMEALTAVSVAALTLYDMAKALEKSIAIESIRLLSKTGGKSGDYQISAHC
- a CDS encoding MFS transporter encodes the protein MKVFQTLEGQQRQSLLILFTVGLLFWSSLTSLLPTLPQYIEDLGGTKQQVGLVMGCFAIGLLLFRNPLGRMADLRSRKLVVIIGTSAVALAPLGYLFTQSISLLMLVRMFHGISIAAFTIGYLALVTDLSPVDKRGELIGYMSLATPIGLGLGPALGGFLQQEVSYTVLFLVSAALGGLGVLLGSQIREPIRHATPEQEQSESWLNSIWQLLVKLWQLLTSPALGIPALVMLLFGIVFGTKVSFVSLFIRETGINLNPGLFFTAAAIASFVIRVLTGQASDRYGRGVFITASVVCYIISMLMISQAETGVEFLLAAFLEGAGVGLFIPMMTALMTDRSSADERGQVFAVCISGFDLGIGLAGPIFGYFADLLGYRGIFSCGAGIAFLGLIIFMTKSNKNLSRSLRFAIGRERDLYAIDNRMP